The genomic window CGAATCGTTCAGAGAAGCGATTGATCTGTTCCTGAATGGTCATCGCATCATCTCCGGTTGCCAACTGCCGGCTAACGGGCCGTCCACGCGCGGCGGGCTACCTGCCCCTGTAGGCCCCTCGCCGGCGGCCTCGGATCTCCTGAAGATGAAGCCATATCTTGCCATGGGCCTTCAGGTCTTTGAGAAGGTCCTCGTAACTGATGGTCGGCTCCCCCGCTCGCTCTTCGAGAGCGACGAGTGTGAACCGACTTGATCCGAAGGGCTCTGTGGATCTCGGGCTCGAAGTAGACCGTGGAACGTCTTGCAGACTCACTCAAGGGAATCACCCCCATGAGTGAGACTAGCCCAGGCCACCTAGATGTCAAGGCGTCACGACATCGAGGCGCGATAGGTACGGCCTAACGGCTAGCGCGTCAGCGGCGGCCGAACGCGCCCCGCTCCCCAGTCTACGCCTGCGCCGTCCGCCGGACGCGCCTGTTAGCCGGAGCTTGACTCGCCTACCGGCGCGACTCACCTAGCTGCTCACGGAGCACGGAGGTGTCGACAATCTCCCACAGCTCGGTGATCTTGCCGTCTCTGATACGCGCGAACACAGCCTGATCTATCTTGAAGGCTCGTCCCTCCGAGGAGAGCCCCCCGTAGGACCCGTACATCGTGCCTGTGACGATTGCACGAGCGGCTTCAGCAGTAGGGCTGGAGAACACATCGACGAACTCGTGATGGATGTCCGGGATCGCCGACTTGGCCTTGCGCCAGGATTCGCGCTCACGCTCAAGTCCAACTGTTGAAAGCCCCGCGGGAGCATGAACGATCACGTCGTCGTGGAGGTACTGATCAAACGCCTCGAGGTCGCCAGCATCACCTGCGGCGAACAATGCTGTGATCAGGGACGGATTGGACACGTTGCCTCCTCACCTCGCACTCTTGGGACGACCAGTAGGTACCCCTTCCAACATGGCTTACGGCCGCCGGCATGCCGATCGCCTGCAACGCGCACACTTTGGTTCGCCACACTACCCGTGAGCCCGCGCACACGCCGGCAGGTGCATCGGCGTGTCAGCCACCGGCCCTTACCGATACGCGTGACTGCGGTGGCGGACCGCCACGACATCTACGAGGCGCTCCTCGTCATCGACACTGCAGACAAAACGGTAGTCACCAATCCGGATGCGGTTGAGAGCGCCCGTGTCCTGGAGCTTGTGGCAGCCCGCGGGCCGAGGTGAGATCCCCAAGGACCCGATTCGCGTCGCGACCCTCGTGACAGCTGACCCGGGGGAGCCCCTCGAGCTCCCGGCGTGCAGACCGTGCGACCGCCCTGTCGTAGATGCCCTCCCAGAGCTCAGCGTTGTCTATAAGGTCGATAACGACACCGGTCTTCTCACCTTCGTCATCTACGATGAACCTGACGCCTTTGGGAGCCGCGGTCCGGGCCATCTCTCGAGTCTCCTTCGGAATCCTCCTCAGCATACGGCAACCCTGTCGCCGTGTGGCTAACGGCCTCGAGCTGAGCCGAGCATGTCTCTAGCCCTCTTGAGGAGAGCGCGGATACCCTTGCAAGTGACCTCCGTGCGCCTGGCAACCTTGCAGACAAGAACCACAACCTCAGCTTCGAACACTGCATAGAGAACCCTGCAGCTCCCAACGCGGACGCGGTACAAGTTCTCGACAAGGTGCGTCGTCCCGGCGGGCTTGGGGTTATCGGCAAGAGAGCGCATGGCTTGGACCACGCGCTCTCTGTCGGGGCGGGGAAGCCTGCGAAGCTGCTTCTCAATTCCGGAGAGCAGCTTCAGCTGGTAGGACACGGCCTAGAGACCCAGCCGCGAGAAGACCTCTTCGGCGTCGACAGCGGCCTCAGGGTGCACGGCGTAGTGCTGGAGAGCAACGCGACCGTCGAGAATGTCTTCGAGCGTCTCAGCGCTCTCGATGAGGGCCTCGTATACCTCAGGATCAAGCAGTACCGCTGCAGGCTGGCTGCGGGAGAGAACGACAATCGGGCCTTCCTCGACCTTCTCGATGTACGAGGAGAGATCAGACCGGAGCTGGGAGACACTAGCGGTCCTAAGCACAGGAACCTCCTACAGCGTACAACCTCCAGTACAAA from Armatimonadota bacterium includes these protein-coding regions:
- a CDS encoding ester cyclase, giving the protein MSNPSLITALFAAGDAGDLEAFDQYLHDDVIVHAPAGLSTVGLERERESWRKAKSAIPDIHHEFVDVFSSPTAEAARAIVTGTMYGSYGGLSSEGRAFKIDQAVFARIRDGKITELWEIVDTSVLREQLGESRR
- a CDS encoding type II toxin-antitoxin system RelE/ParE family toxin, whose product is MHAGSSRGSPGSAVTRVATRIGSLGISPRPAGCHKLQDTGALNRIRIGDYRFVCSVDDEERLVDVVAVRHRSHAYR
- a CDS encoding type II toxin-antitoxin system RelE/ParE family toxin, whose protein sequence is MSYQLKLLSGIEKQLRRLPRPDRERVVQAMRSLADNPKPAGTTHLVENLYRVRVGSCRVLYAVFEAEVVVLVCKVARRTEVTCKGIRALLKRARDMLGSARGR
- a CDS encoding type II toxin-antitoxin system Phd/YefM family antitoxin, translating into MLRTASVSQLRSDLSSYIEKVEEGPIVVLSRSQPAAVLLDPEVYEALIESAETLEDILDGRVALQHYAVHPEAAVDAEEVFSRLGL